AATGAAGATGGTGTTGGAGGAATGCACATGTATATGCCCTGGTGGATAGATAACCAAAAAGCTAAGCTTGACTTTCCACGGGGCTACCATATAGAAATTTGGGGAGGTAGAAACATGCCTTCTTATGGATTTTTGGGCGGTATCCATAACTACAATGCGAAATTTGGTAACCGTGATGGTAGCCAGAGACCTAATGGAGGCGGCGGTTACGGAGCGCAGCTTAAAGATGACTACCGCCGCTTTTATGGTGCTATGGTCGGCTTTAGCGGGCGTGGTGAGCCAGTAGCCCTAGAAAGTAACTATTGTGAGATTGATCCTAATGTGGTGGATAAATGGGGTATTCCTGTTCTTCGCTTCAATTATGAGTGGAGTGAACATGAAATTCTACAGGCCAAACATATGCAGGATACCTTTGAGGAAATTATAGAAACTATGGGTGGCAAGCTATTGTGGAATAAGGCAGGTGCCGATAGTAATTATGGCATACACGCTCCGGGTAGAATTATTCATGAAGTGGGGGTAGCACGTATGGGTAAAGATGCCAAAAAAGCACCAGTAAACGAGTACTGCCAGTCACATGACTGCAAAAACCTCTTTGTTGCTGATGGTTCTTCATTTGTGTCTATGGCCGATAAAAACCCTACCTGGACTATTTTAGCACTATCGCTAAGAACCTCAGAATATATTATTGATCAGAAAAAGAAAGGCAACATCTAAAATATTTCTCATGGATAAGCAAAATAATGGTATGAATCGCCGTACCTCTCTAAAGTACATGGGAGGTGCTGCTGCCTCTCTTGCCAGCCTCAGTTGGGTGGGTTGCGATAGCCCTGAAGATACCCAAGAAGCTCACGAACATAAGCACGAAACCAGTGACGAACTAAAAATCAGTGAGGAAGATCAAAAGCTTATGGATCAGCAATTCTTTACTGAGCATGAAATGCAGACAGTAACAGTGCTGGCTAACCTTATCATTCCTGCTGATGATCGTTCTGGAAATGCATCAGGTGCTGGCGTACCTGAGTTTATAGAATTTATGATGAAAGATCAGCCCTGGCACCAGACCGGTATGCGAGGCGGCCTGCGCTGGTTAGATATAGAAAGTCAGCGTCAGTTTCAATCTAAATTTATAGAGCTGAGTGAAAAGCAGCAGAAACAACTTTTAGACCAAATCGCGTATCCGGAAGTGGCTGACCCAAGAATGAGTCAGGGGGTAAATTTCTTTAACAATTTCAGAGATTTTGTAGCTACCGGGTTCTTTACCAGTAAAATGGGTATTGACGATCTGGAGTACAAAGGCAACACTGCTAATGTCTGGAAAGGTAGTCCTCCCGAAGTACTGGAACGACTTGGAGTAAGTTATGATGATGTCAGTGGATGGGATTTCGCTTAAGCGAGACATCTTTTTTAGATTAGGCCTTAACGCCTAAATAAGATAATTAGAGGTCAAGAGAATGTATTTCTTTTGGCCTTTTATTATTTTACTATGTTTCTCTTTGCTAAGACTAAGCATAAATTTTTATAAATTATGCTTCTACACTACCACTTACCCTATTCTTTTATGAAGCAAAATTTTATATGCAGCCTCTTATTCATCCCTATTTTATGTTGTCTGTATGCCTGTAAATCAGATACCCCAAGTGCACATCTCGTTATTAAAAATGCGCAAATTTATACAATGAATGACGACTCACCTAAAGCGGAAGCTGTAGCAGTTTTAGGCGATAGTATTGTTTTTGTAGGTTCAAATCAGGAAGTCAAGAAATGGATTGGTGACAGCACACAGCTCATTGATCTGGATGGTAAAACTATGACCCCGGGGTTTATTGAAGGTCATGCCCACTTTATGGGTATAGGTTTTAATCAGATGAACCTGGACTTATTATCGGCCACTAGCTTTGAGGAAGTGCTCCAAAAAGTGGAAGAAGCAGTAAAAAACACTCGTCCTGGAGTATGGATTAACGGCAGAGGCTGGCATCAAGATAAATGGGACTCTTTACCTGATACTATGGTCAGAGGCTTTCCTGTGCATGAAGCGCTTAGTGCTATATCGCCAGACAATCCTGTTTACCTTAAGCATGCTAGCGGCCATGCTGCTCTGGCAAACGCGAAAGCAATGGAAATCGCTGGTATTGCTAACTTCGCCAAAGAAGGTCCTATTGTAAAAGAAGTAGAAGGTGGTGAAGTCATTAAAGATGAACTTGGTAACCCTACTGGAATTTTCAATGAGAATGCTATGGGGCTGGTTACATCACATATACCAGGCAAAACACTTGGAAGTAATCTTAGAGCAGCTGAGCTAGCAATGCAAGAGTGTTTAAAAAACGGTATAACTTCTTTTCAGGATGCTGGCATTACCCGAGACATAGAACAGATGTATCGCAAATTAGCAGAAGAAAACCGATTAAAAGTACGATTATGGGCTATGATCAGCGGAAGTGATACCAGCCTTCTACAGCAATACTATCAATCAGGTCCTGCAATAGGCTTAGGTCATAATTTTTTAACCATACGCAGCATTAAACTATATACTGACGGAGCTTTAGGTTCACGCGGTGCCTGGCTTCTGGAAGAATACAGTGATATGCCCGGTGAACACGGCCATCAGACTACCCCAATGTCTTATGTTTATCAAACCTCATTAAAAGCATTAGAAAGTGGTCTACAGGTTTGTTCTCATGCTATAGGAGATCGCGCAAACCGTGAAGTTCTGGACAATTATGAAAAAGCTTTTCAGGAAAAGCCTGAGTTAGCAAAAGATCATAGGTTCAGAATTGAACATGCCCAGCATTTGAGCGCACAGGATATCCCAAGGTTTGGCCAGTTAGGTGTCATACCAGCTATGCAGGCTGTTCACATGTCATCGGACAGGCCTTGGGCCATAGAAAGATTAGGTAAAGACCGAATTGAGGAAGGTGCTTATGTGTGGAGAAAATTGCTGGATAGCGGCGCGCGTATTGTCAATGGTACCGATGCTCCGGTTGAGCCGGTAAATCCGCTGGCTAGCTTTTATGCTTCAGTAAGCCGAAGAACTCTTGCTGGTGATCCGGAAAATGGTTTTGAACCTTCACAAAAAATGAGTCGTGAAGAAGCATTAAAATCCTACACCCTAGATGCTGCCTATGCTGCTTTTGAAGAAAATATAAAAGGCAGTATTGAGGTAGGGAAGTTAGCAGACTTCACAGTCTTTTCGCAGAACATTATGCTCATACCCGAAGAGGAGATTTTGAATACTAATGTAGAAATGACATTTGTAGGCGGCAAACTGGAGTATAAACGGTAAAAAAAAGCCTTATCAAACATACCCTATTACAAAATTAATTCATGCCAACAAGCATATCAGTTTCTGAATTAAAAGCATACTCACCTAAAACTCCTTTATGGTCCGACCCTTTCGCTTCTAAAGCTTCAAAGCTGATACAACTCAGTTCGTCTGAGTGAAAGATATAGTCTATGGGCAAACCCAGGCTGTAATTTGAGGGATAAGTACTGGTAATACTTTTCCGACTATCTTTTAAGTCCGTATTCTGCTTAATTTTAACGATATGCTGACTCCAGGGAACCGCATTAAAATCACCAATGGCTAAAATTGGCCCTTCTATATGATTAACATATTCTGCGATCTTGCTTAAATGCTGGTTTCTTTTTTCATAACGTTGCGGACTTCTGGGAGAAAGTGTATGTGTAGCTACAAAATGTACTCGCTGATTTTCAAATAGTATGTCTCCTGTCAGGGTGGGCTCTCCGGTCCAATGGTAAGTAGCGAGGTTTTCTACAGGATATTTAGAAAATATAGCAACTCCATGTACTTCGTGCTCAGAAATAGCAAAGTACGGATACTCAGATTCCAGGCCATCCATAAGCTCTAATGCCCACTCTTTATCTACCTCCTGAAAAGATAGAAGGTCGGCATTTAGGGCCATTGAGTTATCAATAATATCCTTAAAATGACGATTGCTACCCAGTACATTAAAATGGGCAACTTTTATTCTATTGCCACTAATTTGATGTTGAGTAAATGTAGGGCTTCCGATATGAGGAAGTAAATGAATTGATAGCAAGAAACAAA
This window of the Porifericola rhodea genome carries:
- a CDS encoding amidohydrolase translates to MNDDSPKAEAVAVLGDSIVFVGSNQEVKKWIGDSTQLIDLDGKTMTPGFIEGHAHFMGIGFNQMNLDLLSATSFEEVLQKVEEAVKNTRPGVWINGRGWHQDKWDSLPDTMVRGFPVHEALSAISPDNPVYLKHASGHAALANAKAMEIAGIANFAKEGPIVKEVEGGEVIKDELGNPTGIFNENAMGLVTSHIPGKTLGSNLRAAELAMQECLKNGITSFQDAGITRDIEQMYRKLAEENRLKVRLWAMISGSDTSLLQQYYQSGPAIGLGHNFLTIRSIKLYTDGALGSRGAWLLEEYSDMPGEHGHQTTPMSYVYQTSLKALESGLQVCSHAIGDRANREVLDNYEKAFQEKPELAKDHRFRIEHAQHLSAQDIPRFGQLGVIPAMQAVHMSSDRPWAIERLGKDRIEEGAYVWRKLLDSGARIVNGTDAPVEPVNPLASFYASVSRRTLAGDPENGFEPSQKMSREEALKSYTLDAAYAAFEENIKGSIEVGKLADFTVFSQNIMLIPEEEILNTNVEMTFVGGKLEYKR
- a CDS encoding gluconate 2-dehydrogenase subunit 3 family protein, whose protein sequence is MDKQNNGMNRRTSLKYMGGAAASLASLSWVGCDSPEDTQEAHEHKHETSDELKISEEDQKLMDQQFFTEHEMQTVTVLANLIIPADDRSGNASGAGVPEFIEFMMKDQPWHQTGMRGGLRWLDIESQRQFQSKFIELSEKQQKQLLDQIAYPEVADPRMSQGVNFFNNFRDFVATGFFTSKMGIDDLEYKGNTANVWKGSPPEVLERLGVSYDDVSGWDFA
- a CDS encoding endonuclease/exonuclease/phosphatase family protein: MRWKYVAVSGIIVCFLLSIHLLPHIGSPTFTQHQISGNRIKVAHFNVLGSNRHFKDIIDNSMALNADLLSFQEVDKEWALELMDGLESEYPYFAISEHEVHGVAIFSKYPVENLATYHWTGEPTLTGDILFENQRVHFVATHTLSPRSPQRYEKRNQHLSKIAEYVNHIEGPILAIGDFNAVPWSQHIVKIKQNTDLKDSRKSITSTYPSNYSLGLPIDYIFHSDELSCISFEALEAKGSDHKGVLGEYAFNSETDMLVGMN